The sequence CTGCCCAAGCAGCTCCAGATCAAACCGTAGCGGGAACCTCAGGGGGACAGGGTGGCAACTTCGGAGAGGTCGACATTATTCCCCCTGCCCTAGAACAGAAGGACGTCGATGAACTGGCAGAGAAGTACGAAATCCCTGCCCAGTTCGAGCCCAGGGCCGCCCGTCCTGAGGAGGTCGCTGGGTTCATGGCGATATATAGGGACTAGCTAATAGCTGGCCTCCGTCTTCGGAGATGTCGACATTATTCCTCCTGCCCTAGAACAGAAGGACGTCGATGAACTGGCAGAGAAGTATGAAATCCCTGCCTAGTTCGAGCCCAGGGCCGCCCGTCCTGAGGAGGTCGCTGGGTTCATGGCGATATATAGGGACCAGCTAATAGCTGGCCTCCGCCTTCTTGTTCCCCATTTTCTTTTCGAAATCCTCACCTTCTGGGGTATTCGTATAACCCAACTCATTCCCAACGCTGTTCGTTCCATTTTGGGCTTTTTCATTTTATGCCGCGTGCTCGAAATCCCCTTTTCGCTCGATCTGTTCCGGTTTGTATTCCAGATGAAGATCAGCAGCCATGTGCCAGGGTGGTTTTACTTCGCTCGTAGGAGCAGAGCGAAAACTCCTACCCGCGAACTGTTTGCGGGCGCCCTCCTCAATTTGGGACTGGAAGCCTCAGTTCTTCTATGTGAAAAACATAGGTCTTCCTCCCCCGACCTAGAGGGTGGAGACCCAGGTCTCTGATCCGCTTCCTTCGCCTCTCCCAGTGCCTGAGATTGAGTGTCTACTCAGCTCAGACATTAGGTTGAACGTGAAGGAGTTCAACAATGCCCAACTCTGGGCTGCGGGTTTGATCCGAGCTAATGCCTCAAATCCTTCTCCAGAAAGCAAAGCTCTCTCTCTGGATGAGCTGGCCACTTGTAATTTCCTTGCCTTAGTTTTTTTGTTGTGGGAACTGACGACCTCCACTCGTCGCGACCCTGATCATTTTTATTTGTCTTAATGTAGTGAAGAGATTCTCCCAACTCCTATCTCTTGGAGAGACTGGCAGTTCGGGCACGGCTACGCCTGCTCCTTCCACTGTGCCAACCAGCTCGGCCTCTCCTCCACCAGTTCAACCTGCTCCAGCTCAATCTTCTCCTGAAACAGAGCTAggaaagaagaagaggaagaagttCACGACCAAGAAGGCCAGAACTGAGACGACCTCGTCTCCAGTTCAGAAAAGGGGGTCGATGCCTGACCCTACTCAACCCGGGCACTATGGCGTCAACACTGCTGAGAAGCAAGCTCGAACTGAAGCCCCCCTCACACGTGCCAACACAAGAGCACGTCACCCTTCGATCGACAGGCCAGACTGGTCTCGCACCAGCATCCCATGCATTTCTGCCCTCAATGAAAGCTGTCCATCAATGACCGAGTTCAGTACCCGGAGGTAGCTCGGGAGCTCATGCATAGTGCCCTCCTTCCACGGGGCTACAACTTTATCATGACCATAAATCCTCCCGACCTCCTCAACCACTACTATGCAGGGGCAGCTCAGGTCAGTTCAGTCTCGACTTTCAACGTCCATCAGAACTGTTCGTCTTTTTacttcatttattttttcttgtgcTACCAGATGAATGTGGTAGGTCCCGAGCTGGTCAGGCGCTATGAGAGTCTGCTCCCCTTGCTGAACGCGACAAAGGCAGCGAACGAAAAGCTGTCCAGCCAACATGAAGCTGTCGTAGCGGAAGCGGAGAGCCTGAGGAGGCAGCTCGCGCAGGTCCACACGAACTTCAAGCTGGAGTTGAAGAAGAATGCTGAACTGACCTCCCAGCTGAAGGACGAGTAGCAGAAGGGCGCCGAGCAGGTCGCAGCTGCAGGGGCAGCTCAGGTCAGTTCAGTCTCGACTTTCAACGTCCATCAGAAACTGTTCGTCTTTTTacttcatttattttttcttgtgcTACCAGATGAATGTGGTAGGTCCGAGCTGGTCAGGCGCTATGAGAGTCTGCTCCCCTTGCTGAACGCGACAAAGGCAGCGAACGAAAAGCTGTCCAGCCAACATGAAGCTGTCGTAGCGGAAGCGGAGAGCCTGAGGAGGCAGCTCGCGCAGGTCCACACGAACTTCAAGCTGGAGTTGAAGAAGAATGCTGAACTGACCTCCCAGCTGAAGGACGAGTAGCAGAAGGGCGCCGAGCAGGTCGCAGCTGCTAGGGAGGCAGGTCGCCAGGCTGGTGTTCGGGAGTTCCTGAGATCGGAGGACTTCATGGGCGATTTGACGATCCTAAATACTCCTGTGCTTCAGCATATGTACGCCAAGGCTCTGGTAGAGGTGCAAGAGTTGAACCAACCAAGGTTCGACTTGGGAAAATTTTCGAGCTACAACCCTAATGCTCTGGAGCAAATCGACCGCCTGGTGGAGGGCTATTCACGCTGGCGCAAGCTGGCAGATCTAGTGGCTGATTCTTCTTTGCCGGTGACTACCCCTGAGTAGGGGGTGGCAATTTTggacacgacctgaaaacacgacccgaacctaacacgaaattaatgggtttgggtttaGATTTTGAggattcgggtcagaatcgggtcaGACCCGATAAACCCGAAAAAAATCGGGTCAAAATCGGGTTGACCTGTTAACCcgtttctaaaataaaaataaataaataaagattaaaaaattatCTAAACACTAAATAGGCTTACACAGTTACTGAGTTACACATACACATTCACTTAGAGACTTAGAGTCTTCACTTGGCCAGTTGGCCGGCCCTAAATCAGTAAATCCTCACCCGAAAAGTCGAAATCTTTCTTCCTCACCTAACCCTAaatttttcttccccttttcttctAAACGGCAAAACCAGAAAGGCGGCCGCCTTGCCCTTCACTTCACCAGTTCACGTCACGGTCTTCATCTGTCAAACGGCGGTTAGAAGCAACTAGCAAGCAACGGATTTTCTTCTCTAAGGTGCAGTTTTACAGCaagttttttttcccctaaatCGATTTCTTTCTTGTGGTGTAATATCGCCCTTTGCTTCAGCTTTCTTTTGGTATAACCATGTATGAAGATGATACGGTAAAACAAAACTTTCTGGATTAAAAAAGGTTGGCAGAGATGTTTCTATTATAAGTTCAAATATTATACAAAAAGGTTGGTTTTCACTACTAATGTAAATTTCTGTCGGTGGTGAGGTGAAACTTTTAAGAAGAATTTGGTGGTGATGGATCGATTTCTAAATTCTTCCTCCAAATCTGGAGGTTAACAGGGCAACAAACATATTGAAGTATAAATGGCTGATGGGTCCGTTTGATGTTTGGttccctttttcttctcttctctttgAACTGTCTCTGATTTCGAATTTTAATGTCCCTAATATTCGATCTGGGTTTTTGCATGGTAATTGTGATCAAACAACATTGGAGGGCTTAATGGTAGTGTTATAGAGGCAGTGGCGGTTCAGTGTTATGATGTAGAGGCAGCCGTGATCTGAGGAGTGCTTTTGATGTTTTTAATTTGGGATCGTCGACGGAAAATGGATATATTAAACTTGGGGTtccaaattttggtttaaaactcaTGGCATACCAAAATTTTGGTTTACAACTCATGGGCAAATGGCGAATTTAGTACTCAaaccttttttttaataaaatcaatttatacctttaatttttattttggccAATCTAATTCTCAAACTTTAATTTTGTATCTCTGCTTTGATCCTTTTAAAGTGGCGCTGCCAAATTTTATCGTGACAAAAACCAGTAACTAATCAAGGAAATTATAGAAACTACAAGCCAGGttccaattaaaaaaagaagaaaataaaaactttcCAACAAATAAGGCAGAAAACAGATTTTCCATTAAGCTTGGGACGAAAACATAAATCGTCATTGTTTCCCCAAGATAGCAATAACATCAGACACCACTACTTCTTAAGTTTATTCTGCACATGACACTCACTTGCACTTGATTTAGTTTGTTATTGTTTCCCTCGTCCCCCCTCTTGTACTAAGCATTTTTAATATGAAAGCActattatttgtttaattactGAATATTTGTTTTAACCAAAAATCATAACTACTGAATTGCATAATTCTTGATGATTAACAGATGGATACAAGTATGACATATCCAAATTCAATCAGTATTGAAGAAGATGGTGATACAGGGAGTAGTGATAGCATCGAGGAAACAGGCCACACAAATCATCAATCTCAATGCCCTGACACTAGTGCAattgggaaaaagaaattaCCTCCAAAAGCTACAATCAATATGCCTGGCAAGAAGAGGAGATTAAGTTCAGAAGTTTGGGATTACTTCGACATTATTCCCAAAAAGGATCCAAACGATGAGTTGAAGTGCAGATGCAAGAAATGTGGGAATGAATATTCTGCTGAGAGTAAAAGTGGGACAGGTAATTTGCATCGACATGTAAAGAGGTGTGTAAAAATGACAACAAAGGACATTGGACAGTATCTAATCACTTCTGACAAAGGTGCTCTTGCCACACGAAATGCACAATTTAGTCAAGATAAATTTAGAGAATTACTTGTGCATGCCATAGTAAGACATGAGCTGCCATTTTCATTTGTGGAGCATGAGGGAATTAAAAATGTCCTTACATATTTGGAGCCTCAAATTAAACATATCACTAGGAACACAGCCAAGTCGGACGTTAAAAAATTGCATGCAAAGGAAGTTAATAGACTTGGTAGTGAATTGCGGGGATGTCCTAGTCGAATATGTTTAACTTCTGATGCATGGACATCTATTGTTACTGATGGATACTTGAGTTTGACTGCACACTTCATTGATAGCAATTGGCTGCTACAGaaaaaaattctgaattttTCTTATATGCCTCCTCCCCATAATGGTGTTGCATTAGCTGAAAAAATTTACAGTTTGGCTAGTAGTTGGGGTATTGAAAGGAAGTTGTTTGCCATCACATTAGACAATGCTTCTGAAAATGATTCTTGTGTTGCAATACTTAAGAATCAGCTTAAGTTGAAAAATTCTTTAATTTGTGATGGTATGTTGTTTCATGTGAGATGTTGTGCACATATTCTCAACTTGATTGTGCAAGATGGTTTGAAAGAAATTGATAAATCTGTGGAGTTAATAAGAGAATGTGTCAAGTATGTCAAGGGTTCTCAAACAAGGAAGTTAAGGTTCACCGAATGTGTAACACAGACTTCTCTTGATTCCAAAAAAGCCTTAGTTCAAGATGTTCCTACTAGGTGGAACTCCACATATAGAATGCTTTCCAGTGCACTTTATTATCGCCTTGCATTTTGTCACTTACAATTAAGTGATTCAAATTTTCGGAGCTGTCCATCTCTTGAAGAATGGGGAAGAGTTGAAAAAATTTGTAGTTTTCTTCAAGTTTTTTATGAGGCAACTAATGCTTTTTCGGGGTCCAAGTATCCAACTAGTAACTTGTACTTTCCTCAAGTTTTTAAGATTCAATTGAAGCTGTCTGAGGAGTGCAATAGTTCAGATGATTTTATGAAGAGGATTGCTTCCCAAATGTTTGTGAAGTTTAACAAATATTGGTCTGAGTTCAATCTCTTGTTGGCAATTGCTGTGGTATTTGATCCCCGGTATAAATTTCAGTTTATTGAATTTAGTTATAATAAGCTATATGGTCCGGGGTCTAATAAATTAGTCAAGGTTAGGAATGCACTTTTTGATGTCTATAATGAGTATGTGAAGATTTCCAACACACCTGGTGCATCATCTTCATGCTCTCGAGGCAGCAATGAAGTTTATTCTCCTCATGGAGCCAAGGAACAAGAAGACAACCAATcatttgatattttagaggtaTGAAAATTAAACTTTTGTGACTTCATTGCGTtctaaaattatgattattatgatgatttttaactattttgttttattatcATATCTAATATATCTCTGTTTGTAACTTATGTAGGAATTTGATCAATTTGACACCTTTGAATTTGCCTGTGGTGCACAAAAAAGTCAATTGGAATTGTATTTAGATGAGCCAAGAGCTAAACGATCCTCACATATTATTGTTCTTGATTATTGGAAAGCACAACAATTTCGATTTCCATATTTGAGTAAATTGGCAAGGGACATTCTATGTGTTCCAGTATCAACCGTTGCTTCTGAATCTGCATTTAGTCTTGGTGGTagaattttggatcaatttcgTAGTTCACTTTCACCCCAAATTGTTGAGGCTTTAGTTTGCACTAAGGACTGGTTATTTGGAGATAAAAGTGAAGGTAAATACAGTTTTTTTATACATATTTTagttttttggttttgttacttatatatttttttgcattctTATAATGTAGGATCTCTAAATATGAATTTGGAGGATTTAACTCAAAATATCATGTCTCTAAATATCAACAAGGATGAGGTTGATGCAACAATAATTGAGGATTCAAATTCTAATGTTGTTAATCTCTAATCCATGATACTTAGTTGCTATGAATGTGCTTGCCGTGATCAAAGCAGTCCGGCTGCAGTTGGAGGTTGCTTGGAGGATGCACAAGTTTGGCATCATTATGAATGCTGCTGTTGTTAATGATGAGGGCCAAAGCATTGGTTGGCCTTGGAGCATCACTTTGTTGTGATTAAGACTCTAAACTTATATTTGGTGTAATGTATTGACTCTAAACTTATATTTGGTTGGcagtattttgtttgatttgtgtGAAGTTGGAGTTATTAGATTTGGATGGATGATGTATTACACTATTTCTACTCTTATGGTGTCTTATCTTATGGTCATATGGGCTCTTGGTACAGATATTGATGTCTCTCATTCATTTAGGGTGAATTTTGAATCTGGGATGCACCAGCCACCCAGAATTTGCAGAAATAGTCTGATAACAAGCATTAGAAGTAAATGGCTTTGATATCAAGCAGTTGAAACTCAACTGTGTAGTTGTTTTTCGACAATCTCTCTTAAATGGCTTGCATGATACTTCTGTTAAGAGTGTCTTCTATTTGATGAGTTATTGCAGCGTGTGTGAAATGGCTTGGAGCTGCTTAGATTTCGATTGTGCATTTCTTGGTGGTAATTAAATTTGTATACTATGCATTTTATTTATCAAGAATGATAATCATATTTTTAATAGGAttaaatcaagaaattcaaaTTGATTTTCGGGTTGGCGGTACCTGAAATTATCGGGTTCGGGTCAGGTGTTCTGACCtgtttcgggttggcgggtcaggTTCGGGTCAGCGGGTTTCCTATTATACCCGGGTCacaacccgacccgccaacccgatttggacccgattgccacccctacccCTGAGCCCGaacaggaggaggaggagggagagAATTAGTATGCCAGTGTAGGATCTAAAGTAGGGCCCTGAACTGTATTGAAGTAGTTCTTTTTTGTACGAGCTCTGCTCATCCTTgtaaatttttcttgaagaaatgaagTCTCTCTTTTGCTCAACACTTAGCCAAGTTTTGCATTCACAACTTTCTCATCATAATGTCGTAACATTCTTGCGCGAACAAAGACTTCTCACAATATGCGCGAACTAGCTTTTAGTTTATGCAAAATAATTCAACCTTAACGAAATACATTTGCGTGACCTGCCATGCACGAACTGATCTAACTAACACCAAGCAACTGGACTCTAACCTTGTTCAGAGCGCAGGTCATGCACGGGCTAAGTAAGTGAGTCTTAACGAAAGATCTTTAAATTGAAATTATGCCAAGTTCATGGGACTTCTTCTCCATTGAAATGGGCTAACTTACAGTACCCTGCTCGATCTGTTTCTTTCACCACGTAGGAGCCCTCCCAATTCGGACCCAACTTGTTCATACCCAAGACCCGACTTACAGCATTCTTGTGTAAGACCAGGTCCCCTGGTTTGAAGGAGAGAGGTCTTACCCTGGCATTATAGTGTCGCGCGACCTGCCCCTTGTACTTGGCCATTCGTATAGCTGTTTCTTCTCTCATCTGTTCGAGTAGGTCCAAATTGAGCCGCCTCTCGTCCTCATTATCTTTGGCTATGAAATTTCATACCCTACTCGAGGAAATGTCAATTTCTGTCGAGATTACTGCCTCTGCCCCATAGGTTAAAACAAACGGGATTTCTTGGGTGGCAATTCGAGGCGGAGTTCAATAAGCCCAGAGTATGGTAGGCAGTTCATCCATCCATCCGCTGCGGACGGACTCTATTTGGGTCTTCAAGCCGTGCAGAATAGTTCTGTTGACGTTTTTCATCTGACCATTCACTTGAGGGTGGCCCACCGAAGTGAAGCGCTGCCAAATCCCGAGTTCGGTGCACCAACCCTAGAAAGAATTATTGGCGAACTGTCGGCCATTGTCCGAGACCAGGACCCGTGGTATACCAAACTAACAAACTATGTTCCTGCAAAGGAACTTCTGGACCGACCTGCTGCTGATGGTGTTGAGTGGTTAGGGTTCTACCCACTTAGTAAAGTAGTCAATTGCCACCACTAAATGCTCATAACCTCCTGAAATTCAAGAAAATGGGCCCAGCAGATCGATTCCCCATTGAAAGAACGGCCACGGGCTTTGAAGAGAGACCCTATCCTGAGTCGGGGCATGATGAACTGGTGCATGTAGCTGACATGACCTGCATCGTGCCACCAGTTCGGCCGAGTCTCTGAAGATGGTGGGCCAATAATACCCGGACAGCATTCCTTTCTTGGCCAGGACCATCGGGCCAACGTGATTCCCGTAGATACCTTCATGCAGCGCGCGCAGGACGTAACCCTCTTCTTCCGGCGTCACACACTTCAGCCAGGGACATAAGTAGGATTTCCTATAGAATACTCCGTCCGTGAACACATACCTCTGTGATTTGAGAAGGACCTTGCGAGCCTCTATCTTGATTGAGGAGAGTTCTTCATTGGCTAAGTACTGAACAATGGGATCCATCCATGAGTTCATCACTTGAATGACCGCCTTGTCCAACTGCTCATA is a genomic window of Coffea eugenioides isolate CCC68of unplaced genomic scaffold, Ceug_1.0 ScVebR1_1100;HRSCAF=1898, whole genome shotgun sequence containing:
- the LOC113754906 gene encoding zinc finger BED domain-containing protein RICESLEEPER 2-like encodes the protein MHSALLPRGYNFIMTINPPDLLNHYYAGAAQMNVVGPELVRRYESLLPLLNATKAANEKLSSQHEAVVAEAESLRRQLAQVHTNFKLELKKNAELTSQLKDESELVRRYESLLPLLNATKAANEKLSSQHEAVVAEAESLRRQLAQQKGAEQVAAAREAGRQAGVREFLRSEDFMGDLTILNTPVLQHMYAKALVEVQELNQPRFDLGKFSSYNPNALEQIDRLVEGYSRWRKLADLVADSSLPMDTSMTYPNSISIEEDGDTGSSDSIEETGHTNHQSQCPDTSAIGKKKLPPKATINMPGKKRRLSSEVWDYFDIIPKKDPNDELKCRCKKCGNEYSAESKSGTGNLHRHVKRCVKMTTKDIGQYLITSDKGALATRNAQFSQDKFRELLVHAIVRHELPFSFVEHEGIKNVLTYLEPQIKHITRNTAKSDVKKLHAKEVNRLGSELRGCPSRICLTSDAWTSIVTDGYLSLTAHFIDSNWLLQKKILNFSYMPPPHNGVALAEKIYSLASSWGIERKLFAITLDNASENDSCVAILKNQLKLKNSLICDGMLFHVRCCAHILNLIVQDGLKEIDKSVELIRECVKYVKGSQTRKLRFTECVTQTSLDSKKALVQDVPTRWNSTYRMLSSALYYRLAFCHLQLSDSNFRSCPSLEEWGRVEKICSFLQVFYEATNAFSGSKYPTSNLYFPQVFKIQLKLSEECNSSDDFMKRIASQMFVKFNKYWSEFNLLLAIAVVFDPRYKFQFIEFSYNKLYGPGSNKLVKVRNALFDVYNEYVKISNTPGASSSCSRGSNEVYSPHGAKEQEDNQSFDILEEFDQFDTFEFACGAQKSQLELYLDEPRAKRSSHIIVLDYWKAQQFRFPYLSKLARDILCVPVSTVASESAFSLGGRILDQFRSSLSPQIVEALVCTKDWLFGDKSEGSLNMNLEDLTQNIMSLNINKDEVDATIIEDSNSNVVNL